In Streptomyces ambofaciens ATCC 23877, a single genomic region encodes these proteins:
- a CDS encoding MFS transporter: MASTVTPSKKSQERDPHAPASARPGYGQLLRTRGAWTFLLPGFAARQPFAMLTLSIVLLVQHTSGSYGVAGAVAAVTGVSMALFAPYSGRLADRYGQRAVLLPGVLVHTASGLTLTVLALADAPLWALFAAAVPTGASVPQVGPMVRARWAVKLKGSPLMSTAAAFESVTDELTFVLGPLVATALCTAVNPAAGLVTEAALTLVGGLLFAAQKSTQPVVGRPDGDHARVEHVPALRIPGVRVLIVVFLGIGSVFGGMQVSLAAFTESIGEPGLNGVLYGVFAAGNMLSGLACGAIAWRTAPQQRLLVGYTALALTASGLWAAHSVLVLAGLGLLVGVCIAPALITGYTLVEGLVPAGARTEAFTWLTGAVALGQAAAVTVSGQLEDRLWDGAGFLVPMAGTVLALATLLTLRSRLATRPRERTVTRGVGHREPAVVD; encoded by the coding sequence GTGGCATCCACGGTCACCCCGTCGAAGAAGTCGCAGGAGAGGGACCCGCACGCTCCCGCCTCCGCCCGCCCCGGATACGGGCAGCTGCTGCGCACCCGCGGCGCCTGGACGTTCCTGCTCCCCGGCTTCGCGGCACGCCAGCCCTTCGCCATGCTGACGCTCTCCATCGTGCTGCTCGTGCAGCACACCTCCGGCTCCTACGGCGTCGCGGGCGCCGTGGCCGCCGTCACCGGTGTCTCCATGGCCCTGTTCGCCCCCTACAGCGGCCGGCTCGCCGACCGCTACGGGCAGCGCGCCGTGCTGCTCCCCGGCGTGCTCGTGCACACGGCGTCCGGTCTGACGCTGACCGTCCTCGCCCTCGCGGACGCGCCCCTGTGGGCGCTCTTCGCGGCGGCCGTACCCACCGGCGCCTCGGTGCCGCAGGTCGGGCCCATGGTGCGGGCCCGCTGGGCCGTGAAGCTCAAGGGCTCCCCCCTGATGAGCACGGCGGCCGCCTTCGAGTCCGTCACGGACGAGCTGACCTTCGTCCTGGGCCCGCTGGTGGCGACCGCCCTGTGCACGGCCGTGAACCCGGCCGCCGGCCTGGTCACGGAGGCCGCGCTCACCCTGGTGGGCGGTCTGCTGTTCGCCGCGCAGAAGAGCACCCAGCCGGTGGTCGGCCGCCCCGACGGCGACCACGCGCGCGTGGAGCACGTTCCGGCGCTGCGCATCCCCGGGGTACGGGTCCTGATCGTGGTCTTCCTGGGCATCGGTTCCGTCTTCGGCGGCATGCAGGTGTCGCTGGCCGCGTTCACCGAGTCCATCGGCGAGCCCGGGCTGAACGGCGTCCTGTACGGCGTCTTCGCCGCGGGCAACATGCTCTCCGGTCTGGCCTGCGGCGCCATCGCCTGGAGGACCGCCCCGCAGCAGCGCCTCCTGGTCGGGTACACCGCCCTGGCGCTGACCGCGTCCGGTCTGTGGGCCGCGCACTCGGTGCTCGTGCTGGCCGGCCTCGGCCTGCTCGTCGGCGTGTGCATCGCGCCCGCCCTGATCACCGGCTACACCCTGGTCGAGGGCCTGGTGCCGGCCGGCGCCCGCACCGAGGCCTTCACCTGGCTGACCGGCGCCGTGGCGCTCGGCCAGGCGGCGGCCGTGACCGTCTCCGGCCAGCTGGAGGACCGGCTGTGGGACGGCGCCGGGTTCCTGGTGCCGATGGCCGGCACGGTGCTCGCCCTGGCGACGCTGCTGACGCTGCGCTCGCGGCTGGCGACCCGGCCGCGCGAGCGTACGGTCACACGTGGCGTCGGTCACCGCGAGCCTGCCGTAGTGGACTGA
- a CDS encoding FmdB family zinc ribbon protein: MPTYQYQCTECGEGLEAVQKFTDDALTECPNCQGRLKKVFSAVGIVFKGSGFYRNDSRGSSSSSSPSSSSKPASSSTSSSSSSDSGSSSGSGSSSKSGSSSGSGSSAGSTAA; this comes from the coding sequence GTGCCGACGTACCAGTACCAGTGCACCGAGTGCGGCGAGGGCCTCGAGGCGGTGCAGAAGTTCACCGACGACGCTCTGACCGAGTGCCCGAACTGCCAGGGTCGCCTGAAGAAGGTGTTCTCCGCGGTCGGCATCGTCTTCAAGGGCTCCGGTTTCTACCGCAACGACAGCCGCGGCAGCTCGTCCAGCAGCTCGCCGTCGTCGTCCTCGAAGCCGGCCTCCTCCTCGACGTCGTCCTCGTCCTCGTCGGACTCGGGTTCCTCGTCGGGCTCCGGTTCGTCCTCGAAGTCGGGTTCCTCGTCGGGCTCGGGCAGCTCCGCGGGTTCCACCGCCGCGTGA
- a CDS encoding S-methyl-5'-thioadenosine phosphorylase, whose protein sequence is MANKVNAEIGVIGGSGLYSFLDDVTEIEVDTPYGPPSDSLFLGEVAGRRVAFLPRHGRGHHLPPHRINYRANLWALRSVGVRQVLGPCAVGGLRPEYGPGTLLVPDQFVDRTRTRPSTYFDGLPLPDGTVPGVVHVSLADPYCGAGRAAALKAARGRDWEPVDGGTLVVVEGPRFGTRAESLWHRAQGWSVVGMTGHPEAALARELELCYTSLTLVTDLDAGAESGEGVSHEEVLRVFAANVDRLRDVLFDTVAALPAAGERDCRCATALGGMDPGIVLP, encoded by the coding sequence ATGGCGAACAAGGTGAATGCCGAGATCGGCGTGATCGGCGGCTCCGGTCTCTACTCGTTCCTCGACGACGTGACCGAGATCGAGGTGGACACCCCCTACGGGCCGCCCAGCGACTCCCTCTTCCTCGGCGAGGTCGCCGGCCGGCGGGTCGCCTTCCTGCCCCGGCACGGGCGCGGCCACCATCTGCCGCCCCACCGGATCAACTACCGGGCCAACCTGTGGGCACTCCGCTCGGTCGGCGTGCGCCAGGTCCTCGGCCCGTGCGCGGTCGGCGGTCTGCGCCCCGAGTACGGGCCGGGGACCCTGCTGGTGCCGGACCAGTTCGTCGACCGCACGAGGACCCGGCCCTCGACCTACTTCGACGGCCTGCCGCTGCCCGACGGCACGGTGCCCGGGGTCGTGCACGTCTCGCTGGCGGACCCGTACTGCGGCGCCGGCCGGGCCGCCGCGCTGAAGGCGGCACGGGGACGCGACTGGGAGCCCGTGGACGGCGGCACCCTGGTCGTGGTGGAGGGGCCGCGCTTCGGGACGCGTGCGGAGTCGCTGTGGCACCGGGCGCAGGGGTGGTCGGTGGTGGGCATGACCGGCCACCCGGAGGCGGCGCTCGCCCGTGAACTGGAGCTCTGCTACACCTCGCTGACCCTCGTCACCGACCTCGACGCCGGCGCGGAGAGCGGCGAAGGGGTCTCCCACGAGGAGGTCCTGCGGGTGTTCGCGGCGAACGTGGACCGGCTGCGGGACGTCCTCTTCGACACGGTGGCCGCACTCCCGGCGGCCGGTGAGCGGGACTGCCGGTGTGCGACGGCCCTCGGCGGCATGGACCCGGGGATCGTGCTGCCGTAG
- the mscL gene encoding large conductance mechanosensitive channel protein MscL: protein MSEKNEPSVWQGFKAFLMRGNVIDLAVAVVIGAAFTNIVNSVVKGVINPLIGAFGTQSLDNYSSCLKGPCTGTGDSATGVRILWGSVLGATLTFLITAAVVYFLMVLPMSKYLAKMEARRKAKESTQEVMEVSELEVLKEIRDALVAQRGSGHDRP from the coding sequence GTGAGCGAGAAGAACGAGCCGAGCGTCTGGCAGGGCTTCAAGGCCTTCCTGATGCGCGGGAACGTCATCGATCTGGCGGTGGCGGTGGTCATCGGCGCCGCCTTCACCAACATCGTCAACTCGGTGGTGAAGGGGGTCATCAACCCCCTGATCGGAGCGTTCGGCACCCAGAGCCTGGACAACTACAGCTCGTGCCTCAAGGGTCCCTGCACCGGTACCGGCGACAGTGCGACGGGCGTGCGGATCCTCTGGGGCTCGGTGCTGGGCGCCACCCTCACCTTCCTGATCACCGCGGCCGTCGTCTACTTCCTGATGGTCCTGCCCATGTCGAAGTACCTGGCGAAGATGGAGGCCCGCCGCAAGGCGAAGGAGAGCACGCAGGAGGTCATGGAGGTCTCCGAACTGGAGGTGCTCAAGGAGATCCGCGACGCGCTGGTCGCGCAGCGCGGGTCGGGTCACGACCGCCCGTAG
- a CDS encoding low temperature requirement protein A: MSSPTPASAPSGPPEAPGVRPPLSRLTARGRHESHRAATPLELFFDLCFVVAVAQAGAQLVHSVAESHAGEGVLNYAMVFFAIWWAWMNFTWFASAYDNDDVLYRIVTLVQIAGVLVLAAGVSRAFEDHDWTAVVLGYVIMRVAMAAQWLRAARSAGPPENTMALRYAGGVLVCQLGWLGLLFLPEGGRGWLFLGMVVLELCVPVFAERKHTSSWHPHHIAERYGLFTIIVLGETIAAATVAVKSGIEENDALGELLPIAAGGLLIVFAAWWIYFVVPVHGYLRSSRQSFLWGYGHYLVFASAAAIGAGLEVAVEQSVGKAHISQLAASAAVTLPTALFLLAVWALHARHFKVGLAEQLVLPTAALLVICCTFLGDVAVLVAGIVLALAVAVGVALTARRSAHGREPATPGA; encoded by the coding sequence ATGTCCAGTCCGACCCCCGCAAGCGCGCCCTCCGGGCCGCCCGAAGCTCCCGGCGTGCGCCCGCCCCTGAGCCGACTGACGGCCCGCGGCCGGCACGAGTCGCACCGCGCCGCCACACCGCTGGAGCTCTTCTTCGATCTGTGCTTCGTCGTCGCCGTCGCCCAGGCGGGCGCCCAGTTGGTGCACTCCGTCGCCGAGAGCCATGCCGGCGAAGGCGTCCTCAACTACGCCATGGTGTTCTTCGCCATCTGGTGGGCGTGGATGAACTTCACCTGGTTCGCCTCGGCGTACGACAACGACGACGTGCTCTACCGGATCGTCACCCTGGTGCAGATCGCCGGTGTGCTGGTGCTCGCGGCCGGGGTCTCCCGGGCCTTCGAGGACCACGACTGGACGGCCGTGGTGCTCGGTTACGTGATCATGCGGGTGGCCATGGCGGCGCAGTGGCTGCGGGCGGCCCGTTCCGCCGGGCCACCGGAGAACACGATGGCCCTGAGGTACGCCGGTGGCGTGCTGGTCTGCCAGCTCGGCTGGCTGGGGCTGCTGTTCCTGCCGGAGGGCGGACGGGGCTGGCTGTTCCTGGGCATGGTGGTGCTGGAGCTGTGCGTGCCGGTCTTCGCGGAGCGCAAGCACACCTCGTCCTGGCATCCGCACCACATCGCCGAGCGGTACGGGCTGTTCACGATCATCGTGCTCGGCGAGACCATCGCGGCGGCCACGGTCGCGGTGAAGTCCGGCATCGAGGAGAACGACGCGCTGGGCGAGCTGCTGCCGATCGCGGCGGGCGGACTGCTGATCGTCTTCGCCGCCTGGTGGATCTACTTCGTCGTGCCCGTCCACGGGTACCTGCGGTCCAGCAGGCAGTCGTTCCTGTGGGGCTACGGCCACTATCTGGTGTTCGCCTCCGCCGCGGCGATCGGTGCCGGTCTGGAGGTGGCGGTGGAGCAGTCGGTGGGCAAGGCGCACATCTCGCAGCTCGCGGCGTCCGCGGCGGTGACCCTGCCGACGGCGCTCTTCCTGCTCGCGGTGTGGGCCCTGCACGCACGGCACTTCAAGGTGGGTCTCGCCGAGCAGCTGGTGCTGCCGACGGCCGCGCTGCTGGTGATCTGCTGCACCTTCCTCGGCGACGTGGCGGTGCTCGTGGCCGGGATCGTCCTGGCGCTGGCCGTGGCGGTGGGGGTGGCGCTGACCGCGCGGCGGAGCGCGCACGGGCGGGAACCGGCGACGCCCGGAGCCTGA
- a CDS encoding P1 family peptidase, which produces MTVDALTDVAGLSVGHATRTGDGWLTGTTVVLAPEGGAVAGVDVRGGGPGTKETDALDPRNLVQRVQAVVLTGGSAYGLDAASGVMAWLEERRRGVRVGPDPAHVVPVVPAACVFDLGRGGDFRARPDAATGRAAVEAAHRSAPGAAVAEGCVGAGTGAVVGTLKGGVGTASTVLDSGITVAALVVANAAGSVTDPETGVLYGELFRGGRVRYPAPAVHEAAGRRLAEVAARNAPPPLNTTLAVVATDAELSKAQAQKLAGTSHDGIARAVRPVHLLSDGDTVFALATGERPLDAREPLALNEVLAAGADVVTRAIVRAVRAAGPVDGPGGAWPSYEELYGSEEFYGAPSSTG; this is translated from the coding sequence ATGACAGTTGACGCATTGACGGACGTCGCCGGCCTGTCGGTGGGGCATGCGACGCGGACCGGCGACGGGTGGCTCACGGGCACCACGGTGGTGCTCGCGCCGGAGGGCGGGGCGGTGGCCGGCGTGGACGTGCGCGGCGGCGGCCCCGGCACCAAGGAGACCGACGCGCTCGATCCGCGCAACCTGGTGCAGAGGGTGCAGGCGGTGGTGCTGACCGGGGGCAGCGCGTACGGGCTCGACGCCGCGTCGGGGGTGATGGCCTGGCTGGAGGAGCGCCGACGTGGGGTGCGCGTCGGCCCGGACCCCGCTCACGTCGTGCCGGTGGTCCCCGCGGCCTGCGTCTTCGACCTGGGACGCGGGGGCGACTTCCGGGCCAGGCCGGACGCGGCCACGGGACGGGCGGCGGTCGAGGCGGCCCACCGGAGCGCACCGGGCGCGGCGGTTGCCGAGGGATGCGTCGGCGCGGGCACGGGGGCCGTCGTCGGCACGCTGAAGGGCGGGGTCGGCACGGCGAGCACCGTGCTGGACTCGGGAATCACCGTGGCGGCGCTGGTGGTGGCCAACGCGGCGGGGTCGGTGACGGACCCGGAAACGGGGGTGCTGTACGGGGAGTTGTTCCGGGGTGGGCGCGTCAGGTATCCGGCGCCCGCCGTCCACGAGGCCGCCGGGCGGCGTCTCGCCGAGGTCGCGGCGAGGAACGCGCCGCCGCCGCTCAACACCACGCTCGCCGTGGTCGCCACCGACGCGGAGCTGTCCAAGGCGCAGGCGCAGAAGCTGGCCGGCACCTCTCACGACGGCATCGCCCGGGCGGTACGGCCGGTCCACCTGCTCAGCGACGGGGACACGGTGTTCGCCCTGGCGACCGGCGAGCGCCCTCTCGACGCGAGGGAGCCGCTCGCGCTGAACGAGGTGCTGGCGGCGGGCGCGGACGTGGTGACGCGCGCGATCGTGCGTGCCGTACGGGCCGCCGGTCCGGTGGACGGGCCGGGCGGTGCCTGGCCGTCCTACGAGGAGCTCTACGGGTCGGAGGAGTTCTACGGGGCGCCGTCCAGCACCGGTTGA
- a CDS encoding L,D-transpeptidase, translated as MTTPDIASRRVLGAVAALVVGALALTACGGSASAEDEKGGKGGAESAKTSVADVVISAKDGSTGASINATGVKVSDGRLTDVRMTVAETGAAVPGAVSADGGSWKPKEQLERGTKYRITARAEDANGRTAAADSVFTTVSPANSFIGSYTPDGGTTVGVGMPVSFTFDKAISDRKSVQSHITVTSSSGQEVVGHWFGAQRLDFRPEEYWKAGSKVTMKIDLDGVEGANGVHGVQRKTVTFTVGRAQVSTVDADTQTMTVVRDGKTLRSVPISAGSAETPTYNGQMVISEKSEQTHMDGSTVGFGGEYDIPDVPHAMRLSQSGTFVHGNYWYDRGNPPFGARGTSHGCVGLRDAQGGQAATDGKWFYDNSLIGDVVTVKNSPDGAIAPDNGLNGWNMAWSEWVAGSAV; from the coding sequence GTGACAACGCCGGACATAGCATCGCGGCGCGTACTGGGGGCCGTCGCCGCCCTGGTCGTCGGCGCCCTCGCCCTCACCGCCTGCGGCGGAAGCGCCAGCGCCGAGGACGAGAAGGGCGGCAAGGGCGGCGCGGAGTCCGCGAAGACCTCGGTCGCGGACGTCGTGATCTCGGCGAAGGACGGCTCGACCGGCGCCTCGATCAACGCGACCGGCGTGAAGGTCAGCGACGGCCGGCTGACCGACGTGCGGATGACGGTGGCGGAGACGGGCGCGGCCGTGCCGGGCGCGGTGTCGGCCGACGGCGGCAGCTGGAAGCCGAAGGAGCAGCTGGAACGGGGCACGAAGTACCGGATCACGGCGCGGGCCGAGGACGCCAACGGCCGTACGGCCGCCGCCGACTCGGTCTTCACCACCGTCTCCCCGGCCAACAGCTTCATCGGCTCGTACACCCCGGACGGCGGCACGACGGTGGGCGTGGGGATGCCGGTGTCGTTCACCTTCGACAAGGCGATCAGCGACCGGAAGAGCGTGCAGTCGCACATCACGGTCACCTCCAGCAGCGGCCAGGAGGTGGTCGGGCACTGGTTCGGCGCCCAGCGGCTCGACTTCCGGCCCGAGGAGTACTGGAAGGCCGGCTCCAAGGTCACCATGAAGATCGACCTCGACGGTGTCGAGGGTGCGAACGGCGTCCACGGCGTGCAGAGGAAGACCGTCACCTTCACGGTGGGCCGCGCGCAGGTCTCCACGGTGGACGCGGACACGCAGACCATGACGGTCGTGCGCGACGGCAAGACCCTCAGGTCGGTCCCGATCTCGGCGGGCAGTGCCGAGACCCCGACGTACAACGGGCAGATGGTGATCTCGGAGAAGTCCGAGCAGACGCACATGGACGGGTCGACGGTCGGGTTCGGCGGGGAGTACGACATCCCGGACGTGCCGCACGCGATGCGGCTGAGCCAGTCCGGCACCTTCGTCCACGGCAACTACTGGTACGACCGGGGCAACCCGCCTTTCGGCGCCCGGGGCACCAGCCACGGCTGCGTCGGGCTGCGGGACGCCCAGGGCGGGCAGGCCGCCACCGACGGCAAGTGGTTCTACGACAACTCGCTCATCGGGGACGTCGTGACCGTCAAGAACTCCCCGGACGGCGCGATCGCGCCGGACAACGGCCTCAACGGCTGGAACATGGCCTGGAGCGAGTGGGTCGCCGGCAGCGCCGTCTGA
- a CDS encoding DUF6227 family protein yields MSVPYETAAYEPPESAESPEEHLMRLLGRTLNSFELPDETIRQLDCALAHDGSLHSAHHSAGLHRETYRHTWLLADGSALTLWEIVHNTAPGSEPQHEVYVDEEELRAATARLALPPDAPDFELPVQVQLSPAPAPRHAYVPDASADHARRLLRRAENPDRPGADHAARLATASGHRITQAFGGPGRAGRARIGFSLYEHAFLLRDGAEVSLWEVEHTATPDGRHMCEVYESEDAARRAMELRAAQVS; encoded by the coding sequence TTGAGCGTTCCGTACGAGACGGCAGCGTACGAACCACCCGAGTCGGCCGAGTCTCCGGAGGAGCACCTCATGCGACTGCTGGGTCGCACCCTCAACTCGTTCGAGCTGCCCGACGAGACGATACGGCAGCTGGACTGCGCGCTGGCGCACGACGGTTCGCTGCACTCCGCGCACCACAGCGCGGGCCTGCACCGCGAGACGTACCGCCACACCTGGCTGCTCGCCGACGGCTCCGCGCTCACCCTCTGGGAGATCGTGCACAACACCGCCCCGGGCAGCGAACCGCAGCACGAGGTGTACGTGGACGAGGAGGAGCTGCGCGCCGCCACCGCCCGGCTGGCTCTGCCGCCGGACGCACCCGACTTCGAACTGCCGGTGCAGGTGCAGCTGTCCCCGGCCCCCGCCCCGCGCCACGCCTACGTCCCCGACGCCTCGGCGGACCACGCCCGCAGGCTGCTGCGCCGGGCGGAGAACCCGGACCGGCCCGGCGCCGACCACGCCGCCCGGCTGGCGACGGCGTCCGGACACCGGATCACCCAGGCCTTCGGCGGCCCCGGCCGCGCGGGGCGCGCCCGCATCGGCTTCTCGCTCTACGAGCACGCCTTCCTGCTGCGTGACGGCGCCGAGGTCTCCCTCTGGGAGGTCGAGCACACGGCCACGCCCGACGGACGGCACATGTGCGAGGTGTACGAGAGCGAGGACGCCGCCCGGCGGGCGATGGAGCTGCGCGCGGCGCAGGTCTCCTGA
- a CDS encoding PTS fructose transporter subunit IIABC, whose protein sequence is MSDMITADLVDLDLSADTKEAAARALAGRMAALGRVTDLEGFLADVAAREAQMPTGLDGGIGIPHCRSEHVTEPTLAFGRSADGIDFGAADGPADLIFLIAAPAGADDAHLTILSSLARQLMNAEFTTALRSADDAGAAVALIRGEAPAGPEGELRTAGASAGDEDPVAGSAAASAEPATDSTGGVGGTGATNGTGGTSDTGTADGTDAAEGTRRQSDAGEPAGPGRPFRIVAVTSCPTGIAHTYMAAEALENAGRAAGVEVVVETQGSAGFSRLDPAVIAAADGVIFAHDVPVREKDRFAGKPTVDTGVKAAVNRPGELIGEVRGKAARGEVGPAGSAPAAPVERGGEAGEGYGTKLRKWLMSGVSYMVPFVAAGGLLIALGFAIGGYEINKAPSVMDHFVWTQADSWAALLFQIGGVAFAFLVPVLAGYIAYGMADRPGLVPGFVGGSIALTINAGFLGGLAAGLISGAVVMAIQRIRIPVALRGIMPVVVIPLISSAVVGFLMFVVIGKPIASAQKAMTDWLSDLSGANAVLLGALLGLMMCFDLGGPVNKVAYAFATAGIAVSDPSDSAMKIMAAVMAAGMVPPLAMALATTVRSRLFNAAERENGKAAWVLGASFISEGAIPFAAADPLRVIPASMAGGAVTGALSMGFGATLRAPHGGVFVVPLIGNPLLYLVALAAGVCVTTALVIVLKGLRKPAPGAASQGPGDADPSASAPGTRQPVAA, encoded by the coding sequence ATGAGCGACATGATCACCGCGGATCTGGTCGACCTCGACCTGTCCGCCGACACCAAGGAAGCCGCCGCACGTGCCCTCGCCGGGCGGATGGCGGCCCTGGGCCGGGTGACCGACCTGGAGGGCTTCCTGGCCGACGTGGCCGCCCGCGAGGCGCAGATGCCGACCGGCCTCGACGGCGGCATCGGCATCCCGCACTGCCGCAGCGAGCACGTCACCGAGCCGACGCTCGCCTTCGGGCGCAGTGCGGACGGCATCGACTTCGGGGCGGCGGACGGCCCGGCCGACCTGATCTTCCTGATCGCCGCGCCGGCGGGTGCCGACGACGCCCACCTGACGATCCTCTCGTCGCTGGCCCGGCAGCTCATGAACGCCGAGTTCACCACCGCGCTGCGGTCGGCGGACGACGCGGGAGCCGCCGTGGCGCTGATCCGGGGCGAGGCCCCGGCCGGCCCCGAGGGCGAGCTCCGTACCGCGGGCGCATCCGCGGGTGACGAGGACCCCGTGGCGGGCTCGGCGGCGGCCTCCGCCGAGCCCGCCACGGACAGCACCGGCGGCGTGGGCGGCACCGGCGCCACGAACGGCACTGGCGGCACAAGCGACACCGGCACCGCGGACGGTACCGACGCCGCGGAGGGGACCCGTCGGCAGTCGGACGCGGGCGAACCGGCCGGACCCGGGCGCCCCTTCCGCATCGTCGCCGTCACCTCCTGCCCCACCGGTATCGCGCACACCTACATGGCCGCCGAGGCGCTGGAGAACGCGGGCCGTGCGGCGGGCGTCGAGGTCGTCGTCGAGACCCAGGGATCGGCCGGCTTCAGCCGGCTCGACCCGGCGGTGATCGCGGCGGCGGACGGCGTGATCTTCGCCCATGACGTGCCCGTGCGCGAGAAGGACCGCTTCGCCGGGAAGCCCACCGTCGACACCGGCGTGAAGGCGGCCGTCAACCGGCCCGGCGAACTGATCGGCGAGGTCCGCGGCAAGGCGGCCCGCGGCGAGGTCGGGCCCGCGGGTTCCGCCCCCGCGGCGCCCGTCGAGCGCGGCGGCGAGGCCGGCGAGGGGTACGGCACCAAACTGCGCAAGTGGCTGATGAGCGGCGTCAGTTACATGGTCCCCTTCGTCGCGGCCGGCGGACTGCTCATCGCCCTCGGCTTCGCGATCGGCGGCTACGAGATCAACAAGGCGCCGTCGGTGATGGACCACTTCGTGTGGACGCAGGCGGACAGCTGGGCGGCGCTGCTGTTCCAGATCGGCGGCGTGGCCTTCGCCTTCCTCGTCCCGGTGCTGGCCGGCTACATCGCCTACGGCATGGCCGACCGGCCCGGCCTGGTGCCCGGATTCGTCGGCGGCTCGATCGCGCTGACCATCAACGCCGGTTTTCTCGGCGGCCTGGCGGCCGGCCTGATCTCCGGTGCCGTGGTGATGGCGATCCAGCGGATACGCATCCCGGTGGCCCTGCGCGGCATCATGCCGGTGGTGGTGATCCCGCTGATCTCCTCGGCGGTCGTCGGCTTCCTGATGTTCGTCGTCATCGGCAAGCCCATCGCGTCCGCGCAGAAGGCGATGACCGACTGGCTGAGCGACCTGTCCGGCGCCAACGCCGTACTGCTCGGCGCCCTGCTCGGCCTCATGATGTGCTTCGACCTGGGCGGCCCGGTCAACAAGGTCGCCTACGCCTTCGCCACCGCCGGCATCGCCGTGTCGGACCCGAGCGACTCGGCGATGAAGATCATGGCCGCGGTCATGGCGGCGGGCATGGTCCCGCCGCTGGCGATGGCCCTGGCCACGACCGTCCGCTCCAGGCTCTTCAACGCCGCCGAACGCGAGAACGGCAAGGCCGCCTGGGTGCTGGGCGCCTCCTTCATCTCCGAGGGCGCCATCCCGTTCGCCGCGGCCGATCCGCTGCGGGTCATCCCGGCGTCCATGGCGGGCGGCGCGGTCACCGGCGCCCTGTCGATGGGATTCGGCGCCACGCTGCGCGCCCCGCACGGCGGCGTCTTCGTGGTCCCGCTGATCGGGAATCCGCTGCTCTACCTGGTCGCGCTCGCGGCGGGCGTCTGCGTCACCACGGCCCTGGTGATCGTCCTCAAGGGCCTGCGCAAGCCGGCGCCCGGAGCGGCATCCCAGGGGCCCGGCGACGCGGACCCGTCCGCCTCGGCGCCCGGCACGAGGCAGCCGGTGGCCGCGTAA
- the pfkB gene encoding 1-phosphofructokinase, whose amino-acid sequence MILTVTPNPSLDRTYEVPSLDRGEVVRATGERVDPGGKGVNVSRAVTAAGRRTVAVLPLGGAPGALVADLLDAQGIEVAPVAIAGATRSNIALAEADGVLTKINAPGPELSQAERELLLETVRRQSRGADWIACCGSLPRGLAPSWYAALVARAHAAGVRIALDTSGPALLHALREGPDVVKPNAEELAGAVGRPLATVGDALKAAEELRERGARSVLASLGADGQLLVDDAGAWFGSARVAAVRSNVGAGDSSLAGFLVAGGAGPDALASAVAHGAAAVQLPGSVMPTPADLDPGAVTVTAEVPVDRALREPAS is encoded by the coding sequence ATGATTCTCACCGTCACCCCCAACCCCTCCCTCGACCGCACCTACGAGGTGCCCTCCCTGGACCGCGGCGAGGTCGTCCGCGCCACGGGCGAGCGCGTCGACCCGGGCGGCAAGGGCGTCAACGTCTCGCGCGCGGTGACGGCGGCGGGCCGGCGCACCGTGGCGGTGCTCCCGCTCGGCGGCGCCCCGGGCGCGCTCGTGGCCGACCTGCTCGACGCCCAGGGCATCGAGGTCGCGCCGGTGGCGATCGCCGGCGCCACCCGGTCCAACATCGCGCTCGCCGAGGCCGACGGCGTACTGACGAAGATCAACGCGCCAGGACCCGAACTGTCGCAGGCCGAGCGGGAACTGCTGCTGGAGACCGTGCGGCGGCAGTCCCGCGGCGCCGACTGGATCGCGTGCTGCGGCAGCCTGCCCCGCGGACTGGCCCCCTCCTGGTACGCGGCCCTGGTCGCCCGGGCGCACGCCGCCGGTGTCCGCATCGCCCTGGACACCTCCGGTCCCGCCCTGCTGCACGCGCTGCGCGAAGGGCCCGACGTGGTCAAGCCGAACGCCGAGGAGCTCGCGGGGGCCGTCGGGCGTCCCCTGGCGACCGTCGGCGACGCCCTGAAGGCCGCGGAGGAGTTGCGGGAGCGGGGCGCACGGTCCGTGCTCGCCAGCCTGGGCGCCGACGGACAGCTGCTCGTGGACGACGCGGGCGCCTGGTTCGGCAGCGCCCGCGTGGCGGCCGTACGCAGCAACGTCGGCGCCGGTGACTCCTCGCTCGCGGGTTTCCTCGTCGCCGGCGGTGCGGGGCCGGACGCCCTCGCCTCCGCCGTCGCGCACGGCGCGGCCGCCGTCCAGCTCCCCGGCAGCGTGATGCCGACGCCGGCCGACCTGGACCCGGGCGCGGTGACGGTCACGGCCGAGGTGCCGGTGGACCGCGCACTGCGGGAGCCGGCGTCATGA